CAAAGGTGAATCGTGGACGACAAGGAGCGATGCCCCCGCGGCTGTCGTCTTCGCCAAGTCCTTTTCGAGCCTTGCCACCTCGGCCCACAAGTGGCGATGAACGATCTCTTCGAGTTCGGCGCGTGCACGGGAATTGTTGAACACGAGGGTGGCGAGTGCCGCACGGTCAGCCCTTCCCGTAGCCGAGTCACGGTATTCCTCACCGAAGTGGGCAATCGCCTCTTCGAGCCCGTCCCCCGGTTGGTCGAGAACAGCGCGCGAAAGGGCGTCTAAATCGATCACGTGGTGCCCTTCTCGGGCCCAGATTTTTCCGACGGTGGACTTGCCCGAACCGATGCCCCCCGTGAGGCCGATGCGGTGCACTCCGGGGGGAGCGTCGGGAACGGAAACGTGCGTCATGTGAGTTCACTCCTAGCCTTGGGAGAGTTGAGCAACAGCCTGCTTCAGGACTTCGCGCCCACTCCAATAGATTAGAGGAGTGAACACCACGCCCGATCACTTTCTCCTCACGAATCAGCTGCTCATTGCCATCGACCTCATCGGCGTGTTTGTGATGGGTATCGTCGGCGGCTCTCTTGCGCGCCGCCTCCAGTTCGATGCTGTGGGGTACGCCGTTCTCGGAGTGATCTCGGGCCTCGGAGGCGGCATCATCCGCGACCTCATTCTCAACTACGGCATTCCCGCGGCCTTCGCTAATCCCCTGTACCTTACGGTCAGTCTCGCGGGCTCGGCAATCGCCTACGTTGCGTCATCCGAAGGCCCCATGTGGCGTCACACGACAACCGTGCTCGACTGCATTGCGCTCGGCCTCTGGGCAGCGATCGGCACCGCAAAATCGATGCTCGTTGGCCTCTCCCCGCTGCCCGCGGTGATGCTGGGCGTCACGACTGGTATTGGCGGTGGCGTCATCCGCGACATGGCCGTGGGGCGCATCCCGGTCGTGTTCGGCGGCGGTCCCCTCTATGCCACTGCCGCTCTTCTCACGTCGGTACTCACGTGGCTCGTCTACTACTTTGATCTTCCCGCCTGGACAGTGCTCATCGCCGCCGGGTGCGGCACACTTCTCGCGATCTTCGCGCAGTGGAAGCAGTGGAGCCTCCCCACGAAAACTCCCGACCTGACTGTGACCATGAGCCCGAGCCAGCTTCGTGCTTTTGCTCGGCGCGTGCGGAAGGCTGAACGGCGCCGCGTAGCGATCGAGACGGGCGCGATTCCCGTGGTGAACCTCGAAAACGATGACCTTGCTCGCGACATCCTCGAAAATCCTCCCGAGGCCGAGCCTTAAGCACGAGCGCAGATGCGCGCCCACCACATCTTCCGGGCGCTTTCACGCGCTAATCGCGTCGTAGCACTCCTCGAGCAAGTCCTCACTTGGCCCTTCGAGGCGGACGGGCTTCTCCGTGTCCTCGAGGATCACGAAACGCAGCGTGGCCCCACGCGCCTTTTTATCGCGCGCCATCGCCTCCCGGAGCTCGGCAAACTGCCCCTTTCGGTAGCGCGTGGGAAGGTCGAGCGACGTGAGAACCGAACGATGGCGAGCGAGGACGTCTGAGCTCAAATAACCGGCTCGGTGGGCGAGCTCGGCCGCAAACACCATTCCGACGGCGACCGCGTCACCGTGACGCCACGTGTACTGTTCGTGGCGTTCGATCGCGTGAGCCAGGGTGTGCCCATAGTTGAGGATCTCGCGGCGGCCCTTCTCGGTAAGATCCTCGCTCACGACATCGGCCTTGAGACGGATCGCCCGGGTCATGATTTCGGCAAACTCTGACGCGCGCGTGTCGAGAACACGACGCGGATCGGCCTCGATGATCTCGAGAATACGTTCATCGGCAATGAAACCCGCCTTCGCGACTTCCGCGAGGCCCGCTGACACATCGTGCCCGGGCAAGCCGTCGAGTGCCTCAAGATCCGCGATCACCGCGAGCGGCGTGTGGAACGCCCCCACGAGATTTTTCCCCTCCGCGGTGTTGATACCCGTCTTGCCTCCCACCGCGGCATCGACCATTCCCGCCACCGTTGTTGGCACGTGAATGACGTCGATTCCCCGAAGCCACGTCGCCGCCGCGAACCCCGCTAGATCAGTCGCGGCGCCGCCGCCCACCCCGATGAGGAGATCGCTTCGTGTGAAGTCCTGCGTCCCGAGAATACGCCAAAGCTCCGAGAGAGTTTCGACTCCCTTGGCCTGCTCCGCGTCCGGAATTTCCACGGTGAAAGCCTTGCGACCGTCGGACTCTAGTGCCTTGGCGAGAGCACGTGCCCTGCCCGCCACCGGTTCTTGGTGAACGATGAGCACGCGAAGGACGCTTTCAGGGATCGCGGTGAGGATCGTGCTGTCGAGGCCGCGGCCGACCGTCACGCTGTAGGAGTGCGTTCCCTCCCCCACTTTGATGACCGTGGCGGCCGTACCGTCATGACTCGTCATGTGCTGTCCCTTCGCTCTCGAGGAGTGTTGAACGCTTGCAAAGTTCACGCACAAGCACCGACGCGAGGTCCTTGGGAGCCGCGCCATTCGTATCAAGAACCCAGGTGGCAACCTCGGTGAAGAACGGTTCACGGGCGCGGCTCACCGACACCCAGCGCGCGTGAGGGTCACCCCCCGCGAGAACGGGCCGGCCACCACCGCTACCGATGCGCTCGGGGGCATGAGCGGAATCAAGCGCAAGGTACACAACGGTGACATCGCGCAGGCGCTCGCGGGTCGCGGATGACGTCACTGCCCCGCCACCAAGGGCGAGTACGCCGCTATGGGAGGTGAGAAGACGCGCGATCACGCGCTCTTCCAGGGCACGGAAATGTCTCTCTCCATCGGTCGCAAAGATTTCGGGAATCGCACGGCCTGCTTCACTCTCGATCTCGGCATCAGAATCCCGAAAAGCGACGTCAAGGGTTTCTGCGACGAGCCGCCCCACCGTGCTTTTCCCCGCGCCCATGGGGCCTACGAGCACAAGCCTAGGGCCCTGATCGTTCAGCTCGGGCGAACGAAGCCGCGTCAGCCGCGCACCCGTGTGCGGAGCACTCATGCCGCACCCGCGCCGGAAGTTTCGGCGCATGTGCGAATCGCCTCGACGCGAGGCGCAATCTCGCCGACACTATCGCCGCCAACCTTTTCGAGAAGTGCCTCAGCGAGCGTGATCGCCACCATTGCTTCCGCAATCACCGCGGCAGGGGCCACCGCACACACGTCGGAGCGCTGGTGGTTTGCGGTCGCTTCAGCGCCCGTTACCGTATCGATCGTTCGCAGGGCCCTTGGCACCGTAGAGATGGGCTTGAGGGCACCGCGCACAGAGATAATCTCGCCGTTCGAAATTCCGCCCTCGGTGCCGCCCGCCCGGTTTGAGGCGCGGCGTGTGCCTGCCGGACCATGCCCACCGGAAAGGATTTCGTCGTGGGCGAGGCTTCCACGTCGCCCCGCATTAGCGAAGCCCTCCCCGATTTCTACGCCCTTCATCGCCTGGATGCTCATGACAGCCTGGGCGAGGCGACCGTCGAGCTTGCGATTCCACTGCGTGTGTGAGCCGAGGCCCACGGGAACGTCGTACGCGAGCACCTCAACGATGCCACCGAG
The window above is part of the Dermabacter vaginalis genome. Proteins encoded here:
- the coaE gene encoding dephospho-CoA kinase (Dephospho-CoA kinase (CoaE) performs the final step in coenzyme A biosynthesis.), with the translated sequence MTHVSVPDAPPGVHRIGLTGGIGSGKSTVGKIWAREGHHVIDLDALSRAVLDQPGDGLEEAIAHFGEEYRDSATGRADRAALATLVFNNSRARAELEEIVHRHLWAEVARLEKDLAKTTAAGASLLVVHDSPLLFELGHDAHYEAIVVVLTPEEERIDRVVRERGKTREYVEGVIRAQVCDKERQARGDVFIDNAGAPEGLETRADAAFAEACDIIDDRLHAAD
- a CDS encoding trimeric intracellular cation channel family protein → MNTTPDHFLLTNQLLIAIDLIGVFVMGIVGGSLARRLQFDAVGYAVLGVISGLGGGIIRDLILNYGIPAAFANPLYLTVSLAGSAIAYVASSEGPMWRHTTTVLDCIALGLWAAIGTAKSMLVGLSPLPAVMLGVTTGIGGGVIRDMAVGRIPVVFGGGPLYATAALLTSVLTWLVYYFDLPAWTVLIAAGCGTLLAIFAQWKQWSLPTKTPDLTVTMSPSQLRAFARRVRKAERRRVAIETGAIPVVNLENDDLARDILENPPEAEP
- the aroB gene encoding 3-dehydroquinate synthase, coding for MTSHDGTAATVIKVGEGTHSYSVTVGRGLDSTILTAIPESVLRVLIVHQEPVAGRARALAKALESDGRKAFTVEIPDAEQAKGVETLSELWRILGTQDFTRSDLLIGVGGGAATDLAGFAAATWLRGIDVIHVPTTVAGMVDAAVGGKTGINTAEGKNLVGAFHTPLAVIADLEALDGLPGHDVSAGLAEVAKAGFIADERILEIIEADPRRVLDTRASEFAEIMTRAIRLKADVVSEDLTEKGRREILNYGHTLAHAIERHEQYTWRHGDAVAVGMVFAAELAHRAGYLSSDVLARHRSVLTSLDLPTRYRKGQFAELREAMARDKKARGATLRFVILEDTEKPVRLEGPSEDLLEECYDAISA
- a CDS encoding shikimate kinase, with amino-acid sequence MSAPHTGARLTRLRSPELNDQGPRLVLVGPMGAGKSTVGRLVAETLDVAFRDSDAEIESEAGRAIPEIFATDGERHFRALEERVIARLLTSHSGVLALGGGAVTSSATRERLRDVTVVYLALDSAHAPERIGSGGGRPVLAGGDPHARWVSVSRAREPFFTEVATWVLDTNGAAPKDLASVLVRELCKRSTLLESEGTAHDES